In Streptomyces rapamycinicus NRRL 5491, the genomic stretch CGGTCGGCTACGGGCTGTCGACCGCGCTTCTCGCCGACATCAGCATCGCCGCGGACGACGCGGTGCTGATCGAAGGCCATACCAAGGTCGGCGTGACCGCCGGCGACCACGCCGCGCTCATCTGGCCGCTGCTCGTCGGCATGGCCAAGACCAAGTACTACGTGCTCACCTCCGAGAAGCTGACGGGCGCCGAAGCCGAGCGGATCGGGCTCGTGAGCCTGTCCGTTCCCCGCGAGCAGGTACTGCCCCGCGCGCTCGAGGTCGCGTCCCAGCTGGCCCGCGGTTCCCAGCAGGCGCTCCGATTCACCAAGCGCGCTCTCAACACCTGGCTCACCAACGCGATGCCCCAGCACGAGCTGTCCTCGGCACTCGAGATCCTCGACTTCGCCGGTGCCGACTACGCCGAAGCACGCCAGGCTTTCCGGGAGAAGCGCCCCGTGGACTTCCCCTCCGCTCGCACCGCCGGCGCACCCGCGAACTGAGGGAAGGCGAGCATGAGCATTGCCTCGCACAACACAGCGCCCAGCGCTGTGCACGCGTCCGACGAAGTGGACGGCGTGGTTGTACTCACCCTGAACCACCCGCCGGCCAACACGCTCAGCAACTCGCTCGTCAGCGAGCTGACAACGACGCTGGAAACCCTCGCCGACGGCCCCGACTCCCCCGCGGTGGTCTTGACGGGAGCTGGTGAGCGCTT encodes the following:
- a CDS encoding enoyl-CoA hydratase/isomerase family protein, with product MSDLYQHGTGDILVERHDNGVLQITINRPDRYNSLTLPMFEEMNQIWADVERDDQTRVVVITGAGKAFCTGMDVAQPDPTPQDALAMLETERKRVATMLRIEKPIISAINGPAVGYGLSTALLADISIAADDAVLIEGHTKVGVTAGDHAALIWPLLVGMAKTKYYVLTSEKLTGAEAERIGLVSLSVPREQVLPRALEVASQLARGSQQALRFTKRALNTWLTNAMPQHELSSALEILDFAGADYAEARQAFREKRPVDFPSARTAGAPAN